The following are from one region of the Aspergillus luchuensis IFO 4308 DNA, chromosome 4, nearly complete sequence genome:
- the aspC gene encoding septin CDC12 (COG:D;~EggNog:ENOG410PGZ3;~InterPro:IPR030379,IPR027417,IPR016491;~PFAM:PF00735,PF01926;~go_function: GO:0005525 - GTP binding [Evidence IEA]), producing the protein MSSTETASPIGIANLPNQRHKIVAKRGAAFTIMVAGESGLGKTTFINTLFSTTIKNYADHKRRHQKQIDRTVEIEITKAELEEKFFKVRLTVIDTPGFGDYVNNRDSWQPIIEFLDDQHESYMLQEQQPRRTDKIDMRVHACLYFIRPTGHTLKPLDIEVMKRLSSRVNLIPVVAKADTLSPSDLAVYKQRIRAVIEAQGIKIYTPPVEEDDEHAAAHARTLTAAMPFAVIGSEKDVKTTDNRVVKGRQYAWGVAEVENEDHCDFKKLRSILIRTHMLDLIHTTEEQHYEAYRAQQMETRKFGEARPRKLDNPKFKEEEENLRKRFTEQVKVEEQRFRQWEQKLIAERDRLNKDLEATHAAIKSLEQEIEGLQGSSTRSHGRR; encoded by the exons ATGTCCTCCACCGAGACTGCCTCCCCCATTGGCATTGCCAAC CTCCCCAATCAGCG GCACAAGATTGTCGCCAAGCGGGGTGCGGCCTTCACTATCATG GTCGCTGGTGAATCCGGCTTGGGAAAGACCACCTTTATCAACACTCtgttctccaccaccatcaagaACTACGCCGACCACAAGCGCCGTCATCAGAAGCAGATTGACCGCACCGTCGAAATTGAGATCACCAAGGCtgagctggaagagaagtTCTTCAAAG TCCGCCTGACCGTCATTGATACCCCCGGATTCGGAGACTATGTCAACAACCGTGACTCTTGGCAACCCATCATTGAGTTCCTTGACGACCAGCATGAGTCGTACATGTTGcaagagcagcagcctcgCCGTACGGACAAGATCGATATGCGTGTGCATGCCTGCCTGTACTTCATCCGCCCCACCGGACACACCCTGAAGCCCCTCGACATTGAGGTCATGAAGCGCTTGAGCTCCCGTGTCAACCTTATCCCCGTTGTTGCCAAGGCGGATACCCTCAGCCCCTCGGACCTGGCCGTTTACAAGCAGAGA ATTCGTGCTGTCATCGAGGCCCAGGGCATCAAGATCTACACCCCTCCCgtcgaggaggacgatgagCATGCCGCTGCTCACGCGCGCACCCTCACGGCTGCCATGCCTTTCGCTGTTATCGGATCCGAGAAGGACGTCAAGACTACCGACAACCGGGTCGTTAAGGGTCGTCAATACGCTTGGGGTGTTGCCGAAGTTGAGAACGAGGATCACTGCGATTTCAAGAAGCTCCGCTCGATTTTGATCCGCACCCACATGCTCGATCTCATCCACACTACCGAAGAGCAGCACTACGAGGCCTACCGCGCACAGCAGATGGAAACCCGCAAATTCGGCGAGGCCCGCCCCAGGAAGCTGGACAACCCCAAGttcaaggaagaagaggagaaccTGCGCAAGCGTTTCACCGAGCAGGTCAAGGTCGAGGAGCAGCGGTTCCGCCAGTGGGAGCAGAAGCTCATTGCAGAGAGGGATCGCCTCAACAAGGATCTGGAGGCCACCCATGCTGC GATCAAATCGCTCGAGCAGGAAATCGAAGGGCTGCAGGGCTCTTCTACTCGCAGCCATGGACGTCGTTAA
- the PRP45 gene encoding SKIP/SNW domain-containing protein (BUSCO:EOG09264DT4;~COG:A;~EggNog:ENOG410PGB0;~InterPro:IPR017862,IPR004015;~PFAM:PF02731;~go_component: GO:0005681 - spliceosomal complex [Evidence IEA];~go_process: GO:0000398 - mRNA splicing, via spliceosome [Evidence IEA]), whose product MASIAEGLFKSLPKPKYTGEEEELPQHAQPRGPRVVGPGQLDETQIVLRRTGPPPYQNRAGWRPRAPEDFGDGGAFPEILVAQYPLDMGRKGTSSTSNALAVQVDAEGKVKYDAIARRGHSDNRIVHASFKDLIPLRQRVDMGEVSLDRPSEEEVQAQMEKTKNALASLVEGAAAAQKPKNVKGGRRAEPTFVRYTPANQMGDTSKKNDRIMKIVERQQDPMEPPKFKHKKIPRGPPSPPPPVMHSPPRKLTAEDQEAWRIPPPVSNWKNPKGYTVPLDKRLAADGRGLQDVSINDKFAQFAEALFTADRHAREEVRLRAQMQQKLAEKEKAQKEEHLRALAQKAREERAAASSSRRDSRAGSRSPSRSVSRSPSPYSASEDEDAARDRERMRRERRQEAERQLRQSRMGTERRIQMMAREQNRDISEKVALGLAKPTQASESMYDSRLFNQTSGMDSGFNEDNPYDKPLFAAQDAINSIYRPRAQADDDDGEGAEGEMSKIQKQNRFEVLGRAKEGFRGADIAEARDGPVQFEKDTTDPFGIDSMIADVTSSGAGQKRYGIQEVDRSERGSKRARVDDD is encoded by the exons ATGGCATCCATAGCGGAGGGCCTATTCAAGTCTCTCCCCAAGCCGAAATACaccggcgaggaggaagagctaCCCCAACATGCACAGCCCCGAGGTCCGCGGGTCGTAGGCCCGGGACAACTCGACGAAACACAGATTGTTCTCCGG AGAACCGGCCCCCCTCCCTACCAGAACCGAGCCGGATGGCGGCCCCGCGCCCCCGAAGACTTTGGCGATGGCGGCGCGTTCCCCGAGATTTTAGTCGCGCAGTACCCCCTCGACATGGGCCGGAAGGGCACGTCCTCGACATCGAACGCGCTCGCCGTGCAAGTCGACGCTGAAGGAAAAGTCAAATACGATGCTATCGCGCGCCGCGGACACAGCGACAACCGGATCGTGCATGCCTCGTTTAAGGATCTGATTCCGCTGCGCCAGCGCGTCGACATGGGCGAGGTGTCGTTGGATCGGCcgtcggaggaagaagtccaggcgcagatggagaagacgaagaacgCGCTCGCCAGTTTGGTGGAGggtgcggcggcggcgcagAAGCCGAAGAACGTGAAGGGTGGACGCAGAGCGGAGCCTACGTTCGTGAGGTACACGCCGGCTAATCAGATGGGTGATacgtcgaagaagaatgatCGTATTATGAAGATCGTCGAGAGACAGCAGGATCCCATGGAGCCGCCGAAATTCAAGCATAAGAAGATCCCTCGTGGtccgccgtcgccgcctcCGCCGGTTATGCATTCGCCGCCGAGGAAGCTCACCGCTGAGGATCAGGAAGCGTGGAGGATTCCGCCGCCGGTGTCGAATTGGAAGAACCCCAAGGGTTACACGGTTCCGTTGGATAAGCGGTTGGCGGCAGATGGACGTGGACTGCAGGATGTGTCGATCAATGATAAGTTCGCGCAGTTTGCGGAGGCGCTGTTCACGGCGGATCGTCATGCTAGAGAGGAGGTCAGGCTGCGTGCTCAGATGCAGCAGAAgctggcggagaaggagaaggcccagaaggaggagcatcTGCGTGCGTTGGCGCAGAAGGCCCGCGAGGAGCGTGCAGCTGCTAGTAGCAGTCGGCGCGATTCTCGTGCTGGATCCCGCTCGCCTTCGCGCAGTGTCAGCCGCAGCCCGTCGCCGTACTCGGctagtgaggatgaggatgctgctCGGGATCGCGAGCGCATGCGTCGTGAGCGTCGTCAGGAGGCGGAGAGACAGCTCCGTCAGTCGCGGATGGGTACGGAGAGACGTATCCAGATGATGGCACGCGAGCAGAACCGGGATATTTCCGAGAAGGTGGCGCTGGGATTGGCCAAGCCGACGCAGGCATCCGAGTCGATGTATGACTCGCGTCTGTTTAATCAGACCAGCGGCATGGACTCGGGCTTTAACGAGGATAACCCGTACGACAAGCCGCTGTTTGCCGCGCAGGACGCCATTAACAGCATCTACCGTCCACGGGCGCAGgctgatgacgatgacggcgAAGGCGCCGAGGGTGAGATGAGCAAGatccagaagcagaatcGGTTCGAGGTGCTCGGTAGAGCGAAGGAAGGGTTCCGCGGTGCTGACATAGCTGAG GCTCGTGACGGCCCCGTGCAATTCGAAAAAGATACCACCGACCCCTTCGGCATCGACAGCATGATCGCCGACGTCACTAGCTCCGGTGCAGGCCAAAAGCGCTACGGTATCCAGGAAGTCGACCGTTCGGAACGGGGCTCCAAACGGGCGCgtgtcgatgatgattaa
- a CDS encoding uncharacterized protein (COG:S;~EggNog:ENOG410PIQI;~InterPro:IPR007325,IPR037175;~PFAM:PF04199;~antiSMASH:Cluster_4.8;~go_function: GO:0004061 - arylformamidase activity [Evidence IEA];~go_process: GO:0019441 - tryptophan catabolic process to kynurenine [Evidence IEA]), whose translation MSLPTFDNLTLDPNGPPGNAWGLFGPANNDLGMLNLLTPETVRQAATEEIRDGVRISLDLPLNRVRHSSFGRKPFVQELINKAPRFVNDDVLTFNTQTSTQWDGFRHYGNQTHGCYFNGHCLEELKSSGVLGIDAWAKKGGITGRSILLDYAHWASTHSIPLTPFTTSSIPLSHLQSLMTEYSIQPRPGDILFIRTGFTAAFNALTPAQEEELGNRPAPSFAGIENGEAMLRWLWENQFAAVASDTPSLEPAPIKHERGMTLHEWCLAGWGMPIGEYFDLEELATYCREKRRWGFFLCSVPLKVPGGVASPPNAVAIL comes from the exons ATGtccctccccaccttcgACAACTTAACCCTCGACCCGAACGGCCCCCCAGGAAACGCCTGGGGTCTCTTCGGTCCGGCGAACAACGACCTGGGGATGCTGAATCTACTAACCCCGGAAACCGTTCGACAAGCCGCAACCGAGGAAATCCGCGACGGGGTGCGCATTTCCCTGGATCTGCCACTCAACCGTGTGCGACATTCCAGCTTTGGTCGGAAACCGTTCGTCCAGGAGCTGATTAACAAGGCGCCGCGGTTCGTGAATGATGATGTGTTGACGTTCAATACCCAGACGAGTACCCAGTGGGATGGGTTTCGACATTATG GAAATCAAACACACGGATGCTACTTCAACGGCCATTGTTTGGAGGAGTTAAAGTCGTCGGGTGTATTGGGTATTGATG catGGGCCAAAAAAGGCGGCATAACCGGCCGAagcatcctcctcgactACGCGCACTGGGCCAGCACGCACTCCATCCCCCTAACGCCCTtcacaaccagcagcatccccCTCTCGCATCTCCAATCGCTCATGACCGAATACAGCATCCAGCCTCGTCCGGGggacatcctcttcatccgcaCGGGCTTCACAGCCGCTTTCAACGCCCTTACCCCGgcccaggaggaagagctcgGCAACCGCCCCGCGCCCAGCTTCGCGGGCATCGAGAACGGTGAGGCCATGTTGCGCTGGCTATGGGAGAACCAGTTCGCGGCTGTGGCGTCGGATACGCCGAGTTTGGAGCCTGCGCCGATCAAGCATGAAAGGGGGATGACTCTGCATGAGTGGTGTTTGGCTGGGTGGGGGATGCCCATTGGAGAGTATTTTGAtttggaggagttggcgaCGTATTgtagggagaagaggaggtgggggTTCTTTTTGTGTAGTGTGCCGTTGAAG GTTCCTGGTGGCGTGGCTAGTCCGCCTAATGCGGTGGCTATTTTGTGA
- a CDS encoding ACT domain-containing protein (COG:S;~EggNog:ENOG410PI4Y;~InterPro:IPR027795;~PFAM:PF13840), translating to MMEQSLSLISAQVQFMEDRLALVHIPLDLYPFFLNPIMQILFHEVPPISENQMEEDDGYAEGHRRHQPAFLNFSITPVECSIMCPRQLANEYFAPLVNKFVQSSSSGQSRLSISNDDFIAMQVYGEGLEAGQRVLELTSPLAMAGISIFFISTYFSDYIIVPLRSKTQVIEALEKRGFHFEMSTEAFVNNNQSQFNSCFSPVSSRSASSLSSPPATPPPSSLDELQTRTFSSLRKHQIVPSVDRTLRLVQCAAHHRYTSDTSSIAILREALTTALIVDKPRFLSLTLTAADPAASLLLEKRLLPRFSSDSSAATDSDDDTSLLLGSKEEVLVPIMLDLRKLPLEASGIVCGVAGRLADATHARGDEDTDVSTILSHSWNGGGSSFDSAFKNVLSSSHGSGGPVRSFGTSPGYRTHRLQPDMDPYMDAVEISFLSTARAGSIIVGEHELHRAVDALEAESHEPDAGITALEL from the exons ATGATGGAACAGTCATTATCTCTCATCTCTGCCCAGGTCCAGTTCATG GAAGACAGGCTGGCCCTGGTGCATATCCCTTTAGACCTATATCCCTTCTTTTTGAATCCGATCATGCAGATTCTCTTCCATGAGGTGCCTCCTATCTCCGAGAACCaaatggaagaggacgatGGGTACGCAGAGGGGCATAGACGCCACCAGCCGGCATTTCTGAACTTCTCAATCACCCCTGTGGAATGCTCGATCATGTGTCCCAGACAGCTTGCTAATGAGTACTTCGCTCCTCTGGTCAACAAGTTCGTTCAGAGCAGTTCCTCGGGCCAAAGCCGCCTCTCCATCAGCAATGATGATTTTATTGCCATGCAGGTGTACGGAGAGGGCCTCGAAGCTGGCCAACGGGTCCTCGAGCTTACGAGCCCGCTGGCCATGGCAGGAAT ctctatcttcttcatctccacgtACTTTTCCGACTACATCATCGTGCCTCTTCGAAGCAAGACCCAGGTTATTGAAGCCTTGGAGAAGCGTGGCTTTCATTTCGAAATGTCAACGGAGGCTTtcgtcaacaacaaccaatcCCAGTTCAACAGCTGCTTTAGTCCCGTCTCGTCCCGGTCGGCGAGCAGCTTGAGCTCCCCTCCTGCCACTCCGCCACCCTCGTCGCTGGATGAACTGCAAACGCGCACGTTTAGTTCGCTGCGGAAGCACCAAATTGTCCCATCCGTTGACAGAACCCTGCGTCTAGTGCAATGCGCCGCGCATCACCGCTACACGAGCGATACAAGCTCCATTGCCATCCTCCGTGAAGCCCTCACGACAGCCTTGATCGTCGACAAGCCACggttcctctctctcacccTTACCGCTGCGGACCCCGCGGCGTCACTCTTGCTGGAAAAGCGTCTTCTCCCCCGCTTCTCAAGTGACTCATCAGCGGCCACTGACTCGGATGACGATACAAGTCTTCTTTTGGGATCTAAGGAAGAGGTTCTTGTTCCCATCATGCTCGACCTACGTAAGCTTCCGCTGGAAGCTTCAGGTATTGTGTGCGGAGTTGCTGGCCGACTGGCCGACGCAACGCACGCACGGGGCGATGAGGATACTGATGTATCCACGATTCTTTCCCATTCTTGGAACGGCGGTGGCTCCTCTTTCGACAGTGCCTTCAAAAATGTCCTGTCCTCTAGCCACGGCTCCGGTGGACCTGTCAGATCCTTCGGCACTAGCCCCGGCTACAGAACCCATCGTCTGCAGCCAGACATGGACCCATACATGGACGCCGTCGAGATCAGCTTTCTTAGCACTGCGCGGGCGGGTTCCATCATTGTGGGCGAACACGAGCTTCATCGTGCCGTCGACGCCCTCGAAGCGGAAAGCCACGAACCCGATGCAGGAATCACGGCACTCGAactttga
- a CDS encoding snoRNA-binding rRNA-processing protein PWP2 (BUSCO:EOG09260E2O;~COG:A;~EggNog:ENOG410PGWJ;~InterPro:IPR027145,IPR036322,IPR015943,IPR001680, IPR007148,IPR019775,IPR020472,IPR017986;~PFAM:PF04003,PF00400;~SMCOG1173:WD-40 repeat-containing protein;~antiSMASH:Cluster_4.8;~go_function: GO:0005515 - protein binding [Evidence IEA]) — MKTDFKFSNLLGTVYRKGNLLFTPDGTCLISPVGNQVSVFDLVHNTSYTLPFAHRTNIDRVALAPRGNLLLTIDENGRAILTNFLRRIVIHHFSFKGRVSALQFSPSGRHFAVGVGRRLQFWNTPTTPGTDNNGELEFAPFVLHRDLAGHFDVIQHIEWSSDSRFLLTASRDLTARVWSMDPEEGFEPTTLAGHRQGVKAAYFSADQESIYTVSSDGALFRWEYVTKKDPETMDDIAEARWRIVKKDFFMQNDAKVNCAAFHAPTNLLVVGFSNGLFGLYDLPEFNQIHQLSVSQSNIDCVTINKSGEWLAFGSSQHGQLLVWEWQSESYILKQQGHLDSMNALAYSPDGQRIVTAADDGKIKVWDVKSGFCLVTFTEHTSGVTACEFSKKGNVLFTASLDGSVRAWDLIRYRNFRTFTAPSRLSFSSLAVDPSGEVVCAGSPDSFDIHIWSVQTGQLLDQLAGHEGPIVTMAFAADGSHLVTGSWDRTVRVWSIFGRTQTSEPLQLQADVLSVAFRPDGKQVAASTLDGQLSFWSVENAVQVGGVDGRRDVSGGRKITDRQTAANAAGTKSFRCIRYSSDGSCILAAGNSKYICLYDVATGSMLKKYTVSVNTSLDGTQEILNSRDMTEAGPRGLIDETGEASDHETRVDRNLPGAKRGDPGVRTTRPEVRVTAVDFSPTGRAFCAASTEGLLIYSLDSDLVFDPYDLDISITPSSILATLEGAKRAAVTGEVNDDETFLKAFIMAFRLNEQKLIRAVHEAIPPSEITHVVRSVPTVYLPRLLRFVAHAAEETPHLEFNLLWIEALFSNHGRYFKENSGSFAPELRAVQRAIDEINNSLKRLTEKNIHNLNYLLSRPVLAGNKKPDLAMRALGETLERNADDEKMSDADSNEEGEGEWVGLE; from the exons ATGAAGACTGATTTCAAG TTCTCCAACCTACTGGGTACGGTCTATCGCAAAGGTAATCTGCTCTTTACGCCCGATGGCACCTGCTTGATCTCCCCAGTGGGCAATCAGGTCTCGGTATTTGACCTAGTCCA CAACACCTCCTATACCCTTCCCTTTGCGCACCGCACCAACATTGACCGTGTTGCTCTCGCGCCTCGCGGCAACCTCCTCCTGACCATTGACGAGAATGGTCGCGCCATCTTGACCAACTTCCTCCGCCGAATTGTCATTCATCACTTCTCCTTCAAAGGCCGTGTCTCCGCGCTTCAATTCTCCCCGTCTGGTCGTCACTTCGCTGTCGGAGTGGGGAGACGCCTGCAGTTCTGGAACACCCCGACGACACCAGGCACTGACAACAATGGCGAGCTTGAATTTGCTCCCTTCGTCTTGCACCGTGACCTTGCCGGTCATTTCGACGTGATCCAGCACATCGAGTGGTCCAGCGATTCCCGCTTCTTGCTCACAGCCTCCAGGGACTTGACGGCTCGGGTATGGAGTATGGACCCCGAAGAGGGCTTCGAGCCCACTACACTGGCCGGTCATCGCCAGGGCGTAAAGGCGGCATACTTCTCCGCTGATCAAGAATCA ATCTATACAGTCAGCTCGGACGGAGCCCTGTTCAGATGGGAATATGTGACCAAGAAGGACCCGGAAACAATGGATGATATTGCGGAGGCTCGCTGGAGGATTGTTAAGAAGGACTTCTTCATGCAGAATGATGCCAAGGTCAACTGTGCCGCCTTCCATGCGCCCACCAACTTGCTGGTTGTCGGGTTCTCGAACGGTCTGTTCGGGCTCTATGACCTCCCGGAATTCAACCAGATCCATCAGCTGAG TGTGTCCCAGAGCAACATCGACTGCGTTACGATAAACAAGTCGGGTGAGTGGCTGGCGTTTGGCTCCTCCCAGCATGGACAGCTGTTGGTATGGGAATGGCAGTCAGAGTCCTACATCTTGAAGCAGCAAGGCCACCTTGACTCCATGAATGCATTGGCCTACTCCCCCGACGGACAAAGAATTGTCACTGCAGCAGATGATGGAAAGATCAAGGTCTGGGACGTCAAGTCTGGTTTCTGTCTCGTCACATTCACGGAACACACAAGTGGAGTTACGGCTTGCGAGTTctcgaagaaaggaaatgTTCTGTTCACAGCCTCCCTGGACGGCTCCGTAAGAGCATGGGATCTCATCCGTTATCGAAACTTCCGCACATTCACCGCTCCATCCCGGTTGTCCTTCTCATCGCTTGCTGTCGACCCCAGTGGTGAGGTGGTTTGCGCCGGCTCTCCAGACTCCTTCGACATTCATATCTGGTCCGTACAGACTGGTCAGCTGCTTGACCAGTTGGCTGGTCATGAAGGTCCCATTGTGACCATGGCATTTGCTGCAGACGGCAGCCATCTGGTGACCGGCAGTTGGGATCGCACCGTGCGTGTATGGAGCATTTTCGGACGGACTCAAACCAGTGAGCCGCTTCAGCTCCAGGCGGATGTGCTGAGCGTGGCTTTCCGACCTGATGGAAAGCAGGTCGCCGCGTCCACCTTGGACGGACAGCTGAGTTTCTGGTCAGTGGAGAATGCCGTGCAAGTcggtggagtggatggtcgCCGTGATGTGTCTGGTGGACGCAAGATCACCGACCGCCAAACGGCTGCGAATGCTGCCGGGACCAAGTCCTTCCGTTGCATCAGGTACAGCTCAGACGGCAGTTGTATTCTCGCTGCTGGAAACAGCAAGTACATCTGCCTGTACGACGTGGCGACGGGCTCTATGCTGAAGAAGTATACCGTGTCGGTCAACACCTCCCTCGATGGAACCCAGGAGATCCTCAACAGCCGTGACATGACCGAAGCTGGCCCGCGCGGTCTTATTGATGAAACCGGTGAAGCCTCCGACCACGAGACACGTGTGGACCGCAACCTGCCTGGAGCCAAGCGTGGCGACCCCGGAGTCCGTACGACTCGTCCCGAGGTCCGCGTCACGGCAGTCGACTTCTCACCTACCGGCCGTGCATTCTGTGCAGCTTCCACCGAAGGACTGCTGATCTACAGCTTGGACTCGGACCTTGTCTTCGATCCCTATGATCTCGACATCTCGATTACGCCGTCCAGCATCCTGGCCACCCTGGAAGGCGCCAAACGAGCCGCTGTAACGGGCGAAGTGAACGACGATGAAACCTTCCTGAAGGCATTCATCATGGCATTCCGTCTGAACGAACAAAAGCTCATTCGGGCAGTCCACGAagccatccctccctccgaAATCACCCATGTGGTCCGCTCGGTGCCTACAGTCTACCTTCCCCGTCTCCTCCGCTTCGTGGCTCATGCCGCAGAAGAAACGCCCCATCTCGAGTTCAACCTGCTGTGGATCGAAGCGCTTTTCAGCAACCACGGCCGATACTTCAAGGAGAACTCGGGCAGCTTCGCGCCCGAGCTCCGTGCGGTGCAGCGCGCCATCGACGAGATCAACAACAGCTTGAAGCGACTCACTGAGAAGAAcatccacaacctcaacTACCTCCTTTCAAGGCCGGTCCTTGCCGGAAACAAGAAGCCTGATCTGGCCATGAGGGCGCTGGGTGAGACTCTTGAGAGGAATGCGGACGACGAGAAGATGTCCGATGCTGACTCGAACGAAGagggtgaaggagaatggGTGGGTCTTGAATGA
- a CDS encoding WD40 repeat domain-containing protein (COG:S;~EggNog:ENOG410PJP1;~InterPro:IPR036322,IPR015943,IPR001680,IPR019775, IPR020472,IPR017986;~PFAM:PF00400;~go_function: GO:0005515 - protein binding [Evidence IEA]) — translation MPAIKQFPTQLAHTLKTHNGPVNAVTFSSYPGTYVLTGSTDRAIHLSRAIPNNNNASAAETTSPIQKYEAHGYSVLDIAVAADNSRFASVGGDRQVFLWDVEQGGTIRRWSGHNARVEAVQFAGEDDSVVVSGSADTTINIWDTKSNSYKPIQTLTEARDTVSSLHVHMPTYSIASASYDGRVRVYDIRMGRTLVDVLAHPVTSVRCSNDGNALLASTTDGRIRMLDRSDGKLLKAFGGDDVSPSQGNSNATYRKSDLRIRSIFAKADAIVLSGSAADDSGNGNGVTQASVFAWDVLSGEVVACVPAGPGVKAVSAVSWNEKGNCWAGGCSDGTVKVYR, via the exons ATGCCAGCAATCAAACAGTTCCCCACCCAACTGGCCCACACCCTCAAAACCCACAATG GCCCCGTAAACGCTGTGACTTTCTCCAGCTATCCTGGAACCTATGTCCTCACCGGCTCGACAGATCGTGCTATTCACCTCTCCCGGGCTATTCCCAACAATAACAATGCCTCTGCTGCGGAGACAACGTCCCCAATCCAGAAGTATGAGGCGCACGGGTACTCCGTGTTAGACATTGCCGTCGCAGCAGACAACTCCCGGTTCGCCAGCGTTGGTGGAGACCGCCAGGTCTTTCTGTGGGATGTCGAACAGGGAGGAACAATCAGACGCTGGAGTGGACACAATGCGCGCGTTGAGGCCGTCCAATTCGCAGGCGAAGATGACTCTGTAGTGGTGTCTG GCAGCGCAGACACAACTATCAACATCTGGGATACCAAGTCCAACTCCTACAAGCCAATCCAGACCCTCACCGAAGCCCGAGATACCGTTTCTTCCTTGCACGTACACATGCCCACATATTCTATCGCAAGCGCAAGCTACGACGGCCGAGTTCGAGTGTACGATATTCGAATGGGACGCACCCTTGTCGATGTTCTCGCACACCCTGTTACTAGTGTTCGCTGCTCCAATGACGGCAATGCTCTTTTAGCATCTACAACAGACGGGCGCATCCGGATGCTGGACCGGAGTGACGGCAAACTATTAAAGGCGTTTGGCGGCGACGATGTCAGTCCAAGTCAGGGTAATAGCAATGCCACTTATCGCAAAAGCGACCTTCGCATTCGCTCTATATTCGCGAAAGCGGACGCCATTGTCCTCAGCGGGAGTGCGGCAGATGACTCCGGCAATGGCAATGGTGTTACGCAGGCGTCCGTATTCGCCTGGGATGTGCTCAGTGGAGAAGTGGTCGCGTGTGTTCCAGCCGGACCAGGCGTCAAGGCCGTGAGTGCTGTATCGTGGAATGAGAAAGGAAATTGCTGGGCTGGTGGTTGCTCAGATG GAACCGTCAAAGTCTATCGCTAA